The following DNA comes from Teredinibacter haidensis.
AACGCCTCGACCATTTCTATCGGCCAGCTTACCTTCGTCGTTGGGATTACTATTTTGCGTTATACGTAAGTAGTATTCGCTATTGCCGTCATCGCCCTGGTAACGGCCTTGTTTGGTATAGGTAAGGGCTTCAATGCTCTGTTCGTATTGATCGGCGGTCTGCAAAAATAAAGTTGCGGAATCACTGTCGCCCAAGTGTGATGCAATTTCGGCAGCCGATACCAGTCCGGTAACGGTAGCGGCTATGGATGATGGTGAATAGCCGCCCTGTTCTTCCCAGCGCTCCTGTTGAGTAAAAGGTGGCTTTACGGTTGCGGTATTCCAGTCCAAATTAACCGTGCCGCCTTCAATGAGAAAAGTAGCGGCATTTTTTAGCATGGTGTCGTACCAGTATTTTAGCGATTTATCAGAAAGTACATCTTGCTGCCAGAGCTTCCAACCCAGCATGATAGGCATGGCTGTCTGATCGAGTTGTACGGCGATCCATTCTAGCGTTCCATCGACATGTGTTTTTTGCAAAAACCAACCCGTTACCCCTTTGCTGCCTTTTGTATTTTTCGTTACCTGCACATTTTTTAGATACTGAAATGCAACGAGTGGTGTTTCGGTGTCGCCGAGTGCGAGAAAAGCCATGGCACATTGATAAAAATCTCGCGGCCAAACAGCTTTATAACCCGTGGAAAACTGAGCGGCGGAAACGGTATCGCCCCATGGGTTCGATAGCGATGCGATTAAAGCACCTGAGAACGTCTTATCTTCCTGTGCTTTTAACACCAATGCGCTGACGTTGAGCAATTTGCCGTTATCCGTGCTGCTAGGGCGGATTTCCTTCAGGCCGCTAAGTGATTCTAGGTAATCCTGCCAGCCTACCGCGCTACCTTCTCCATTATATTTCTGTAGAGATCGTTCGTATCCGTCATCAAGAGCCATAATTGCTGCTGCGACACTGTCGCTTTGCTGCTCACCGAAACCGATAACCACGTCGAAGGTTGTTGGCTGGTTCGCGCTGGTGGTAAGTTCGGCTCCCAGGGCAATATTTCCGCTCGCGTCGCCCGTGGAAGGATAAACCCAGTCCTGCTTGCCATCGACTAAATCACTTCGTAAATCAGATACGCCGACAAATCCTACGGTGGGATTGTGCCAACCTTTGTGTGAAACAATACTCATCGTAGTATTGCCTTCCTGCGCATGCAGACCCTCGCCATCTGTCCATGCGATATCACCTTCTCCTGTGTTGCCGATATGTGGATTGGCTTGCAGATAGAGTTTTAGGCCGGGAACATTGGGTGTAAAAACGATTCTATGAAAAACGGCTTGTGTATCGGGATGGGTAAAAATACTTTTTTCAATTATGTATAGACCATCCTTGTCGATATTAGTGATCTTATAGGCCAGTGATAGCGGTCGACCGGTACTATCCTTGTATAAATAATCGATGGACGAAATCGTATCGGTACTTTCGATATCGACAAAATTTTCGCCCACCACAACAAGTTGCATATCCTTTAACTGAGCTTCGTGTATTAACCCGTACATGGTTTCAGTGAGCACGCCATTGGCAATAGAAAACCATACTTTAGATACGTTACCTGTATCTGGGTTGCCACGGTGTTGCCCATTGACATAGCGCTCGTAAGACGTGCCGATACCGGATTTTCCTGAGAATGACCAGGTTGACGCGGTTCCGGGCGCGCCGGGCGCACTTGTTGAGTGTTGCACGAGTTTTTCCGCGCTATGTTCGCTGTTTTCTGAGCAGCTTAAAATTCCGGAGACAATCGTGGCGATCAAAAGGCTGGTGGGCAATCGGTTCTTGGTCATTGAATGTCCCTCTTAGGGTTCCGAGATTTTGAGTGTAAAAATGGCGGCGAGAATCCAAAATATGGCAGCGATAATATAGGCGTAGATAGCCTCGCCAGAAAAAAAAGATTTAATTAATAAGCCGAGAATACTGGCAGCTAGAAGCTGGGGGATAACAATAAAAAAATTAAATATGCCCATATACAGGCCCATTTTTCGCTGAGGAATACAATTAGCGAGCATCGCGTAGGGAAGCGATAGAATAGAGGCCCAGGCGAAGCCGATACCAATCATGGATACTACCAAATAATCCGGGTTACGAATAAACAGAAAAGAAATAAAGCCCACTGAGCCCAATAGCAGACAGATAAAATGCGTGATCTTTGAACCGAAACGGGTGGCCATTGACGATATCGCAAAAGCGGCTAGAGCCGCAAACCCATTATAGGCAGCAAATAAAACACCGACCCAATCGGCGCCATCGTTAAAGGCTTTTGAATTTGAATCAGAGGTGCCGAAGTGATAAGCCGTAATAGCGGGTGTGCTATAGATCCACATGGCAAATAGCGCGAACCAGGAAAAAAATTGCACCACAGCTAATTGCTGCATAACGCGAGGCATATTATTCAGATCATACAAAATATGAAAAAACGCGTTTTTGGTGACCTTGGCATCTTGCAAATATTTGGCAGCAGCGAGAAGTAGCCCATATATTAGTAGACCCAAACTGATAATGTAAAGTTCTGCCTTAAGTGACATAAGGTAGATAATACCGGTAGCGACGATACCAGTAATTATCCAGTAATATCGTTTAGCGCCTATTGCCTGGGCCTGTTGATATTCCGATTCGTCTGGCTTGCCGTAAAATAAATTCAGTTGCTCAGCCGAATATTCTTTACTACTGAACACTGTCCACATTACCGCGAGCAACAGAATAATAGCGCCAGTATAAAACGCATAGTGCACCGATGGAGGAAGCCCACCCGAGGAGGACGTATTGGATATGCCGAGCCAATTACTGAAAATCCAGGGTAGCGCGGAGGCAACAACAGCGCCGCAGCCAATAAAAAAGCTTTGCATCAGGTACCCGAGAGGGCGTTGATTTTCCGGGAGGTTGTCGCCAACAAACGCTCGGAAGGGCTCCATGGTGATATTGATAGAGGCATCCATAACCCATAGCATGCCGGCAGCGATCCATAAGGTTGGCGAGTGTGGCATTAGTAATAGTGCAACGGTTGTCAGGATTGCGCCGACAAAGAAGAAGGGGCGTCGGCGACCAAATCGCGATTGGGTATTGTCGCTGAAGTAGCCGACAATTGGTTGTACAAGCAAGCCAGTGAGAGGGGCTGCAATCCATAAAATAGGTATCTGATCGACTTCGGCGCCCAGTGTCTGAAAGATACGGCTAACGTTGGCATTTTGCAGGGCGAAACCAAACTGAATACCTAGAAAACCAAAACACATATTCCAAATTTGCCAAAAGCTCAGTGCTGGTTTTTGTTGCATGTTGTTTTCCTGTTTGACTAAAACCCAAAAAATCTAGCGCGCATAATTTATGCGCCTGGATAAAAGCGAAAAAACCGGCGAAAGGAGTATTCGCCGGTGAAGGGCGTACAGATTTCTAAAATCTGTAACTTGCGCCAAGGAGATAGGTCGTACCAAATACTTGATAGTCGCGAATAAATCCGGTGTCTGGGTTAACGGTTACGTAGGGTTCATTCGTAAGGTTCATGGCTTGAAGTGAAACCGTTAAACCATCGATCGAATCTATACCGGATTCAGAAAAATCGTAACTAATTTGGGCGTCCCACAGCTCGCTACCCAATACTTCGGCTTCTTCACGTACGAAACTATTCGCAAAGCGCTCGCCGTTAAATTCATCGCGTTTACGCATGCTGGTGCGCAACTGAAAGCCGCGATTTTCGTAGTATAGAGTCATGTTATAAATTTCTTCCGAAAGCCCCGGTACTTTTTGATCTTCTCCATCAGCTGTCTCCAGGCTGCTGTCAATAAAGGTAGCGCTCATAATTGCGCCTAAGCCATCCAATGCTTCCGAAAGCAGGTTTGCTGGGAGTACGGCAGTAAATTCATAACCGCTAATTCGCCCGCCGTCTGCGTTTACCCAGACGTTAATATTACCGAGCGTCGACTCAACCTGGTCACTAACATCGGGAGGAAGAATTTCTGCAAAATCGTAGGGCACAATTTCTTTGTATTGCCAACTGTCCAGTTCTTTGTAGAAAGCCGCAACGGAAATGTAGCCGTCATCACTGAAGTAGTACTCATAACTTAAGTCATACTGGTTGGCCATATTGGGCTTTAGTTCAGGGTTGCCGCCGTCGGCACCGAAGGGTTCGCCACCGGGAATATTCAAGGTTTGATCAAAGCTGAAGCTATAGCTCGTGTTCATACGATCCATGCGTGATCGGGACATGGTTTTTGCTGCAGCGAAGCGCACCGTCTGTTGCTCGGTAATGGGCGCAATAATATTCAAGCTGGGCAGAATGTCACTGTAAGTGGCGCCGCCGTGACTGTCTTGAATATCCACACGGCCTTCGTCATTAATGGCGGCAGCTTTACCGTCGGAACTTTGATCAGTCTGTACGTACTGCAGACCAATGTTTCCACGTATTGGAAAAAGACCGGTTTCAAATAAAAAGTCAGCTTTAAGGTAGGATACGGTAATTTCTTCCGAAACATTCCAGTCGTTTGTTGCTCGTGAGATAACCGTTAGATCTTCGGGTGTTTCGGTATAGTAGCCATCCTTCCACAACTGATAGGAATCGTAGGAAACCATTTTCCCCATGCCGATAAAGTTGAGGGAAGTATCGGATAGACGGTATCGCTCTGGAATAGGTAGTGTGTCGGGATAATTGTCGAGCGTTAGGTATACGCCTGAATCAGCTTTGGTTTTAGTTCGCTCACTGTAATTGATTCCGCCTTGAAGAGCGCTAATAAATCCATCGTCAAAGGTTTTGGTAATCGATATGCGAACTGCATCCAGTTCGTCTTCAACGGTCGGCATATTGATAAAACCGTCCTGTGCATCGGCAGGTACGGTTTCGCCATTACCCCAGTTGAGTGCCCCCCCCAGCTCAATTAGAGAATCGTCGCTGTAGTCGAGTATGGGGGAAAACATCACACCGCGATCACCCAGCATTTCAAAATGGATTTCATCTTCCTCACCAACGTTAATGCCTCGACCTGTGCCGGCGTAGCTTTCCAGGCTGAAGATGTCGCGTTGAATGTCGGAATGAGAAATATCGCCCTCAATATCGAGGTCGTCGGTAAAACTGTACGCAACGTTTAAACCGAATGCGCTCATTTCGGCTTCTCTCTTTTCAAAATCGTTGCGAACTTGAACCTGTGTTCCGTGGAGTATGCCTTCTGTGACAAAGTTGTTTTCTAGACTAAGCGTTTCGATAACTTCGTTGTCTCCGCCCTGACTCCAATAACCGGGGATTTCGATGCCGCGCAGAATTTTTTCATCTGCGAAGTCAATATAAAGCGCGTCACCGGTTACTTTCAATTTCTCACTGGGTTTGTATTCAATGACGCCCATAATGGTCGAACGGTCGAGAACGGATGAGCGAACAAAGGGTTTGGCGCCCCCCAGCACATAGTTATCGTCGTCGTTTTGGGGGTAACCCCAGGCGTTCCAACGCTCTTCCTGGTTGGGCGATTCCATTTTCGCTATCGCCAGTGCTATCCCTACGGTGTCATCCATCATTTGGTCGATATAGGAAAAAGTACCACGATAACCCTGTTCTTGTCCGTCGGGATTGAGCTCTCCCAAATTGTTTTGCTCGAGTGCGCCATTGAGTTGAATAATACGTTCGCTGCGGTCGAGGGGTTTAACCGTTTCCAGATCGATGGTACCGGCGATGCCCTGCGTCAGCAGCCCCGCGTGGGGGGATTTGTAAACAGTAACGCCAGACATTATTTCTGATGGGTAAAGATCGAATTCAATACCTCGGTTATCGCCGATAGAAACTTGTTCGCGGCCATTTAGGGTGGTGGCACTGAAGTTTTCACCGAGTCCACGTACAGAAACGGAGCTGGCACGGCCATCCAAGCGCTGTGCCGCCAAGCCAGGCAGACGAGCGATAGATTCTGCAATACTTGAATCGGGAAGTTTGCCAATATCTTCTGCGGATATTGCCTCTACCACCGTGGTGGCACTACGTTTTGTTTCGATCGAATCCATAATACTTTTGCGGAAACCGGTTACGATAAGCTCTTCTTCAAGATGCTGGTCGTTGAGGCCGTCTTCTTGGGCTAGTGTATTTACGCTACTGATATTTACGATGCCTCCAAGAACAATGGAAGAAATCGTAAGTGCCAATTTGTTTCGTTGGAAAGCGGGTAGGATTTTCATCTAAGTTCCTCACTTTTATTATGTTACGAATACTGTGAAGTAAAACTGTTGATCTATCTGGGTTCACTTCGTTAACTTTTTCGATCTTTATGGCTTTGAAATTCGGGTCAAAAAAATCGAGTTACGAGGAATTGCCGTCGATGCACAAGCTTAAACTGGTCGATTTTGCTGTAACAAGTTTTTGCATACGTATTCATACGACAAAAAGGCGACAAATATTTATGAATAGGTATGCATTGAATTGCGAAAACTGTGTAAATGAATAGATTAAATAGCAGGATTTGGATAAAGGGGTTTGATCCAATCGCTTATATTTTTTTGCTCTAGTGGTTAATTTCACTATAGAGGGCTATAACTCTTAGGTGTTGAGCAGTGTGTCAATATTTTTGTGACTAGAGGGGATTTTTTCGGATCGATTGCTATTGGGTCTATCGCTTATGGAGGTGTTAAGTATTTATGTCTACGGATAAACGAGGTTCAGATAAAGCACGTGGTAGTAAACATTCAGGACTGATGGGCGAGAGGTCTTGCGGTGTGCTATTGCATATTTCCAGTTTGCCTTCTGAGTACGGGATTGGCGATATGGGAGCTGCGGCTTATTTTTTTGCCCGGCAGCTGCGGTCAGCAGGCCAAAAATATTGGCAAATGCTGCCCTTAAATCCGTCCAACGCCGCCTCTGGAGAATCGCCTTATTTTAGCAGTTCTGCTTTTGCGGGAAATCCGTTGCTTATTGATCTTCAGGCGCTAATCGACGAAGGTTTAATCGATCCGGCGGAGTTTACCGTGCCGGATTCTCTGCCCGATAATGAAGTGGATTTTACCCGGGTGCGCGAATTTAAGTTGGCAGTCTTGTATAAAGCGGCAAAAAAAATTTTACAAAAAAGCAATCTTTCTGGTTTTAGAGAATTTTGTACGCTGCAAAGAAAATGGCTAGATGATTTTGTTCTTTTTACCGTCTTGCTAAAGCGAGAAGGGAAAAGATCCTGGAGTGAGTGGCCTGAGGCATTACGTGATCGTCACCCCAAGGCTCTGGACGAGGCGAGGCAGGAGCTGAGCGGGAAGCTGGAACAGGAAAAAGTCCTGCAATATATTTTCTTTACACAGTGGCAGAGTCTTAAAAACTACTGCAACAGTATTGGCCTAGATATCTTTGGTGATATGCCGATTTATGTGAGCTACGAAAGTGCCGATGTTTGGGCGAACAGCCAATACTTTAAACTGGATGCTGAGCGAAAGCCGACTTTTGTTTCGGGTGTTCCGCCGGATTACTTTAGCGCCACAGGTCAGCTGTGGAATAACCCGGTTTATAATTGGGAGTGTCTGCGGGCAGACCACTATCAGTGGTGGGTGCAGAGGATGGCGGCGTTGTTCGAGCGCTTTGATATCGTTCGTATTGATCATTTTCGAGGTTTAGTGCAGTACTGGGAAGTGCCTGCGGGGCAGGCGACGGCAATCAATGGCCGTTGGCGGGATGTTCCAAGCTACGACTTTTTTAATGCGCTCCTATCTGCATTTACACACTTCCCCGTTGTTGTAGAAGATCTTGGTATTATTACGCCGGATGTTGTGGCTGTAAAAGAGCACTATGATTTTCCCGGTATGCTGGTTCTACAGTTCGCTTTTTTTGCTGAACAGGATGAAGATGAAAACCCCTATCTCCCACCTAACCACGTTAGAAACGCGTTGGCTTATTTAGGTTCTCACGATAATACGACCGCACGGGCCTGGTACGAAGAGGCCGATGTCGACGTACGCCAACGTTTGGAAGCCTTCCTGGAAAACGATACTCAAAAGCTGACGGTTGTGGAACAGCTCTTGGATCTATTGATGTCTTCAAAGGCTGATATTGCTATTGTCACAGTACAGGATGTACTGAATTTACCCGCTAGCGCTAGAATGAACGACCCCGCTGTTAACGAAGGTAACTGGAAGTGGCGGTTAAGCCAGAACCAGTTCGATGCCTTACCAATAGCGTATCTTGCGGAACTTACGCAGAAATACCAGCGCAGCTAGTAGAGATTGCGTTTATTACTGTGCGGGGTGCTGTGGATACGGTAGGAAAAAATCATCCTCCGGTGGTTGAGGTCGGTGGGTGGAAACGTTTTTCAACGGCCGGCTAGTGTAATAATGTTTTCGGGTTGCCAAAAAGTTTTTCTATATCGGCATCTTTGAAAGAATAGTGTTTGCCGCAAAACTGGCAATCTATGGTGATCTTCCCTTTTTGTTTTAGTAAGTCGACGGCTTCTTCACGCCCCAGAGACACAATAGCATTTTCGCTGCGCTGGCGAGTGCAGCTACATTTGAAACGAATATCTCTCGCCGGGAACAGTCGACATTCCATTTCGTTAAACAAACGAAAAAGCAATTGCTCGTGGGGAAGGCTAAATAATTCGTCTTCGGTCAAGGTGTTGGCTAATTGTAGGGATGTCTCCCAAATTTCTCGACGTTGTTCAGTGTCAGTAATTTGTTGCGGAGGAAGGCTCTGCAGCATTAAACCGCCACAGTTTTTTTCGTCGGCAAATAGCCAGATGTGGGTGGGTAGCTGTTCAGACTGCTCGAAGTAATGCGCTAAACAATCACCCAGATTATCGCCTTCGAGAGGGACGATGCCTTGGTAGCGTTCACCCTTCACCGGGTCTATTGTCAGCGTTAGCACGCCGTTGCCAACCAGCGAGCGAAGGTTGGAGGTGTCGAACAGGTTGGCATCGGGCAGCGCATCGCCACTGTGGAGTTGCTGGTTGATTCTCAAAATCGCGCGAACGTGACCTTGATCGGTAGCTTCGGCCATAATCAGTGGCACTTTACCGTCGCCGCGGACCTGTAAGGTCAGCGTACCTTCAAACTTTAAGGTTTCACTCAGGAGTGCGACGGCGGCAACAAATTCCCCCAGTGTGGGCAGTAATACCGGAGGCAAGGTTTGCTGCAGCAGAACTTCGCGATAGCTTTTCTCGAGTGAGACGATTTCGCCGCGAATATCAGTTTTATCAAAAAGAAACCTGTGGGTTTTATCGTGAGTCAGTTTGGCAGTCATTTATGGCTCTTGAGTATTAATACGTTTAAATCGGTGGATCTGGCGACGTTGCTTGGTGGTGGGTTTTGTATCGCCATGCAAACTTCCCATCGCTTTTCGCTGCTCCGCTTTTATTGTACGAGCGGTTGTGCTCTGTTCGGTTTCCAGATATAGCAATGCCGCCTCTGGCGCGCCGCGACGCTGATCGGAGAGGGCAATAATATCCACCACTTTTTCATCCCAGCTCTGACGAATCGTCAGCTGCATACCGACTTCGACATCTTTGCTAGGTTTCACTCGCGCGCCGTCTAAATGCACCTTGCCACCATCGATGGCCTGTTTGGCGAGGTTGCGGGTTTTAAAAAAGCGAGCGGCCCAAAGCCACTTGTCGATACGAACTTTATCCATGGGTTTCTGGGTATTAGTTGGCGTGAATAGAAGGCGGCATTATTTCATCAAAATGACAAATGTCGAGGAATTTTTCCGAGCGCCTGGGTGGTTTTTGGCTATCGGGTTGGTTGATACAAACCAGGTTGGCAATGCCGAACTGGGCAGCGCTTTCGAGTACGCGGTGAGTGTCGTCGATAAAGACGGTACGTTTCGGGTCAAAGTGTTCACGTGCCTGAAGTTCGTGCCAGAAGCGAATATCTTCTTTGGGAAGATTGTATTCGTGGGAAGAAATCACGATATCTAGCCAGCGGTCGATCTTGGTAATATTCAGCTTTAATTCAAGGCCCTTGGGGTGGGCGTTGGTAATCAGAACCAGCTTTTTCTTCAACTGGCGCAGGGTGCTGAGAAAGTCCTTAGCATAGGGGCGAAGCTGAATTTTGTGCTGAATCTCCCGCTTAAGTGCGGGGATATCCATTTTGACCAGATCGGACCAGTGGTCGAGGCAATACCACTTCAAACTGCCTTCATAAAGGCGAATATGCTCCATTAAAAACCGATTGGCTTCTTCTTCGCTTACCTTGTGAGCCTCGGCGTAACGCAGGGGCAGGTGGGTGAGCCAAAAATAATTATCGAAATGGAGATCGAGTAAGGTTCCGTCCATATCGAGTAACACCGTATCAATCGTTTGCCAATCAATCATTGCTATAATGCCGGTTCCCTGCCCATTGGAAAGTTGTCATGCCGGTAAAACCTCAGATATTAAAATGTCAAAAAGTTGCGCGCAGCCGCCTGTTTTGCGTAGAGCAAGTCGAACTGCGTTTCAGCAACGGCGCAGAGAGAACCTATGAACGGTTGGCCTCCGGCGATCATG
Coding sequences within:
- a CDS encoding RNA-binding S4 domain-containing protein — protein: MDKVRIDKWLWAARFFKTRNLAKQAIDGGKVHLDGARVKPSKDVEVGMQLTIRQSWDEKVVDIIALSDQRRGAPEAALLYLETEQSTTARTIKAEQRKAMGSLHGDTKPTTKQRRQIHRFKRINTQEP
- a CDS encoding glucan 1,4-alpha-glucosidase; protein product: MTKNRLPTSLLIATIVSGILSCSENSEHSAEKLVQHSTSAPGAPGTASTWSFSGKSGIGTSYERYVNGQHRGNPDTGNVSKVWFSIANGVLTETMYGLIHEAQLKDMQLVVVGENFVDIESTDTISSIDYLYKDSTGRPLSLAYKITNIDKDGLYIIEKSIFTHPDTQAVFHRIVFTPNVPGLKLYLQANPHIGNTGEGDIAWTDGEGLHAQEGNTTMSIVSHKGWHNPTVGFVGVSDLRSDLVDGKQDWVYPSTGDASGNIALGAELTTSANQPTTFDVVIGFGEQQSDSVAAAIMALDDGYERSLQKYNGEGSAVGWQDYLESLSGLKEIRPSSTDNGKLLNVSALVLKAQEDKTFSGALIASLSNPWGDTVSAAQFSTGYKAVWPRDFYQCAMAFLALGDTETPLVAFQYLKNVQVTKNTKGSKGVTGWFLQKTHVDGTLEWIAVQLDQTAMPIMLGWKLWQQDVLSDKSLKYWYDTMLKNAATFLIEGGTVNLDWNTATVKPPFTQQERWEEQGGYSPSSIAATVTGLVSAAEIASHLGDSDSATLFLQTADQYEQSIEALTYTKQGRYQGDDGNSEYYLRITQNSNPNDEGKLADRNGRGVLSENAILDGGFLELVRYGVRAANDPHILSTIENLDDETIADDYRVKYSFETNGYIFPGWRRYGMDGYGEDEDTGKAYSETGKHTPGQRGRVWPFFTGERGHYELAKGATSEHLKNTFVAAMEFFANEGLMLPEQVWDGVGVDTAHNFAMGEGTNSATPLAWTHAEYVKLLRSVADEAVWDSYPPVVSRYQNK
- the yrfG gene encoding GMP/IMP nucleotidase translates to MIDWQTIDTVLLDMDGTLLDLHFDNYFWLTHLPLRYAEAHKVSEEEANRFLMEHIRLYEGSLKWYCLDHWSDLVKMDIPALKREIQHKIQLRPYAKDFLSTLRQLKKKLVLITNAHPKGLELKLNITKIDRWLDIVISSHEYNLPKEDIRFWHELQAREHFDPKRTVFIDDTHRVLESAAQFGIANLVCINQPDSQKPPRRSEKFLDICHFDEIMPPSIHAN
- a CDS encoding MFS transporter, which encodes MQQKPALSFWQIWNMCFGFLGIQFGFALQNANVSRIFQTLGAEVDQIPILWIAAPLTGLLVQPIVGYFSDNTQSRFGRRRPFFFVGAILTTVALLLMPHSPTLWIAAGMLWVMDASINITMEPFRAFVGDNLPENQRPLGYLMQSFFIGCGAVVASALPWIFSNWLGISNTSSSGGLPPSVHYAFYTGAIILLLAVMWTVFSSKEYSAEQLNLFYGKPDESEYQQAQAIGAKRYYWIITGIVATGIIYLMSLKAELYIISLGLLIYGLLLAAAKYLQDAKVTKNAFFHILYDLNNMPRVMQQLAVVQFFSWFALFAMWIYSTPAITAYHFGTSDSNSKAFNDGADWVGVLFAAYNGFAALAAFAISSMATRFGSKITHFICLLLGSVGFISFLFIRNPDYLVVSMIGIGFAWASILSLPYAMLANCIPQRKMGLYMGIFNFFIVIPQLLAASILGLLIKSFFSGEAIYAYIIAAIFWILAAIFTLKISEP
- the hslO gene encoding Hsp33 family molecular chaperone HslO, with the protein product MTAKLTHDKTHRFLFDKTDIRGEIVSLEKSYREVLLQQTLPPVLLPTLGEFVAAVALLSETLKFEGTLTLQVRGDGKVPLIMAEATDQGHVRAILRINQQLHSGDALPDANLFDTSNLRSLVGNGVLTLTIDPVKGERYQGIVPLEGDNLGDCLAHYFEQSEQLPTHIWLFADEKNCGGLMLQSLPPQQITDTEQRREIWETSLQLANTLTEDELFSLPHEQLLFRLFNEMECRLFPARDIRFKCSCTRQRSENAIVSLGREEAVDLLKQKGKITIDCQFCGKHYSFKDADIEKLFGNPKTLLH
- the malQ gene encoding 4-alpha-glucanotransferase — encoded protein: MSTDKRGSDKARGSKHSGLMGERSCGVLLHISSLPSEYGIGDMGAAAYFFARQLRSAGQKYWQMLPLNPSNAASGESPYFSSSAFAGNPLLIDLQALIDEGLIDPAEFTVPDSLPDNEVDFTRVREFKLAVLYKAAKKILQKSNLSGFREFCTLQRKWLDDFVLFTVLLKREGKRSWSEWPEALRDRHPKALDEARQELSGKLEQEKVLQYIFFTQWQSLKNYCNSIGLDIFGDMPIYVSYESADVWANSQYFKLDAERKPTFVSGVPPDYFSATGQLWNNPVYNWECLRADHYQWWVQRMAALFERFDIVRIDHFRGLVQYWEVPAGQATAINGRWRDVPSYDFFNALLSAFTHFPVVVEDLGIITPDVVAVKEHYDFPGMLVLQFAFFAEQDEDENPYLPPNHVRNALAYLGSHDNTTARAWYEEADVDVRQRLEAFLENDTQKLTVVEQLLDLLMSSKADIAIVTVQDVLNLPASARMNDPAVNEGNWKWRLSQNQFDALPIAYLAELTQKYQRS
- a CDS encoding TonB-dependent receptor, translated to MKILPAFQRNKLALTISSIVLGGIVNISSVNTLAQEDGLNDQHLEEELIVTGFRKSIMDSIETKRSATTVVEAISAEDIGKLPDSSIAESIARLPGLAAQRLDGRASSVSVRGLGENFSATTLNGREQVSIGDNRGIEFDLYPSEIMSGVTVYKSPHAGLLTQGIAGTIDLETVKPLDRSERIIQLNGALEQNNLGELNPDGQEQGYRGTFSYIDQMMDDTVGIALAIAKMESPNQEERWNAWGYPQNDDDNYVLGGAKPFVRSSVLDRSTIMGVIEYKPSEKLKVTGDALYIDFADEKILRGIEIPGYWSQGGDNEVIETLSLENNFVTEGILHGTQVQVRNDFEKREAEMSAFGLNVAYSFTDDLDIEGDISHSDIQRDIFSLESYAGTGRGINVGEEDEIHFEMLGDRGVMFSPILDYSDDSLIELGGALNWGNGETVPADAQDGFINMPTVEDELDAVRISITKTFDDGFISALQGGINYSERTKTKADSGVYLTLDNYPDTLPIPERYRLSDTSLNFIGMGKMVSYDSYQLWKDGYYTETPEDLTVISRATNDWNVSEEITVSYLKADFLFETGLFPIRGNIGLQYVQTDQSSDGKAAAINDEGRVDIQDSHGGATYSDILPSLNIIAPITEQQTVRFAAAKTMSRSRMDRMNTSYSFSFDQTLNIPGGEPFGADGGNPELKPNMANQYDLSYEYYFSDDGYISVAAFYKELDSWQYKEIVPYDFAEILPPDVSDQVESTLGNINVWVNADGGRISGYEFTAVLPANLLSEALDGLGAIMSATFIDSSLETADGEDQKVPGLSEEIYNMTLYYENRGFQLRTSMRKRDEFNGERFANSFVREEAEVLGSELWDAQISYDFSESGIDSIDGLTVSLQAMNLTNEPYVTVNPDTGFIRDYQVFGTTYLLGASYRF